TCTTGCTGCAAAAGTAATGAAAACGCAGCATCAACGTGGGGAAGTGGCTTCACGAGCATTACTTGTGATCTCACAACAACATATTGATTATTGAGGCCTCTTAGCATCCTAACCACACAcatgtcttctttgtgtttttttaCAATATCAAGACCACAGTCACACTCTTCAACACAAGACTTACGAGCTGGTACAGGAGaaaaattgtttaattcctcCCAAAGCCCCTTTAATTTGTTGAAATATGGAGTGATACTCAAATCACCATGTTTGGTTGCAAACAACTCTTCTTGAAATTTCACAATTCGAAACAAGTCACCCTGATAATATCTGTGTTTCAGCGCATTTCAATTGTTAGCGGCATTGTTCATCCAGATGACACTTTACGCTATCTCTGGACTCAAAGAAAGGTTCAACCAAGACACAATATAGGTGTTGAACCTATCCCATCCCTCAAATAAAAAGTCTTTTTGTGTTGGCTTAGTAATGAAACAATCAACAAACTTTAATTTGTTCTTTGACTTTAACGCTCTCCACATAGCTCTCTCTCATGCATGATAATTGTTCGCACCAAGAATTATTGAAACTAAAGGCATTTCTGGACTTTCTCCAAGATGCAGAAAATAAGGACTCACTGGATCCATGATCGGATTCACATTCACTCGGCTTGTAGCTGATTGTAGTTGATTAACCTGATCCAACAGGTTTGCAAGAACTTGAATGTCAATGCTCTGCGGCACTTGTTCTGCCATTTCTGGTGAATGTCgaacaaaagaaaaaacttcaattttttaatttctcaaaaaaaaaCTTCAATTTATGAGAATTGTCAAATTCTACCGTCAGATCTCGAGCTTCCTTACTCAAGATCCTTCTATAGTTATACGATTCTTCATATCAGGACTTTCCACACTTGATCTCGTGATCGAAGTCTCTACTTCAGTCCACACTCACTGCACCATGTTAAAACTGCCATGGATGAAACAGAGCAATTCTCATCAACTCTGTGAAGTGAGTTCAAATgtgaagagaagagaaaaaaggagAACGAAACAAGATAAaattaaggaacaagaagaaggattaactatgagagagaaaagaaagggaGAGAAGAAAGAATCTAATTTCatttcatataaaattaatCTAAAGGAAACTAACCCTCAACTAGCTATATCACTAGATTTATATACAATTTTTAACTAATCTTTATAGTTGATTTGCTGCATCGATTACTAATTGCATAACACACTAACAACCTAACTAACTTCAGTTTTACTAGCTAATCCTTTTTATCTGATATCACTGCTGCACTATGGAGCCTTTATCATGTAACAATTCTTTTGCTCACACTTTCTtccattttttatgtttctttttactattattttcaaaatgattatcaagagttagaaaaaaaaagttgttaccaaagaaaacaaaaccAGAAAAAGTTAGTTGTTGCTAGATAAAGTTTCTAAATAACattaccaaaatttttatgattgTGCAGACCGCTTTGAACTGGCTATTCATTTATCCAAAGGGACTTCACCATCTTTTGTTACACATAAAGGACAACTATAAGAATCCAACGATTTACATTACTGAAAATGgtacatttttattattcaGTTTTAAATTTGTCTTGgcaattaaatataatttatctaGAATTTTATTATAGACAACTTAGACCTCCATAACTACATATTTAATATATGATAAAACTTAATTTTCACAACTCTCAATGCTTCTGTCCACTCATGAAATAAGTTTAGTTTATTGTGTATAATTTGTATCATTAAGGGCAGTCAAAGGATTGATatgttaaaatttatataaacatTAAACAATTCTTCACTGTAGACAAATATTgtgttttaaattaaaatacctATATGAATTTAGTCCTTCATTGCAGGCTAAGGATGCTCATTCCTAACttcatttttagttttttttttcaatacaTTTCTTGCTAGGTGGTTGCTAAAGAATATTTTAAGGTAAATGTTATGATACTTTTGAGATTGTGTCTAACTTACCACAAAAAGCAAAtagataatatttaataaattttaaatattttactttttgttttaaacattttattttttatttttaaaagcaAGTTAGACAATTTAAACACCATAAAAAAGACACCATAGAACTCACCATATTTTAACGAGGCTATTCATGCACTATTTTTGGAATAGTCTTTTTATCTGTCcatgtttttgtgttttttttttcaaaagaaaaaataaataaataaacaactACAAACGAACCTAACTCACTTGTTCCCGAACTTAGGTTCAAGCCATTCaattcttatttttcaaaaattataattattaacaatattaatattattttggtatcaaaattattttacagGTGTAGCTGAAGCAAATAATGCTTCAAAGCCAATCAAAGAGGCCTTGAAAGATAGTATCAGGATTAGATACCATGATGGTCATCTCAAATCTCTTCTTCAGGCAATAAAGTGAGAATCAAAACAAAGTgggttttaatttgttttaaattaaataaaataaaaatgtatattttatattaaaaagataaaaagttgatAATGTTTTCTTTCcattgtatttattaaaatacttaaaaaaaattattattaatattgttactttgttcaatatatatatatatatatatatatatatatatatatatatatatagtttaacCATTGAAGATTTTTGCATTAACTATTTTTTTCACTCTAATTTGTACGCAGAGATGGGGTTAACGTGAAAGGCTATTATGCATGGTCATTTCTTGACGATTTTGAATGGGATGCTGGGTACACTTTTCGATTTGGCCTCATTTATGTGGATTTCAGGAACAATTTGCGAAGATATCTCAAATATTCTGCTTATTGGCTGAAGATGTTCTTGGTCAAGTGATGACCTAATTTCTTTTCTTAAACCATTTGAATTTCCAAGTTCtaataattaactttttgttgtACTTGTATATTACTTGCTTTATATAGGTTTGTATgggtaaatttttaataaaatatttttttgagttattttataaaaagatttataaaaaaataaaaataattttatatttagatattttatacaaaaatatctttttatttatcaattatctttttatataaaaatattttttttgtttatttattatgtaaaaattatattttaaaaaaatcttttaaaaaaatataagtcataatttttaaaaaaaatatttttttaatacttttatttttattactataaatttatcaaatacgtaaaaaaaatatttttcattaaaaaaatctttttttattaatttaatgacATCCAAACAATCCCATCATAAAATAGaaagatatatataatttgcttatttcaaaaaaataaagacTTAGCTTAGGGTTATACATAATGGAGTTCCTGAGGAGATGAGAAATAATTTTAGGTTACAAGAAACTGTGTTGTTGAGAAAGAGAAACAGAGAAGCAAAGAATAGTGTATTGATTTTTGTGAACTAATCTACTATATACGTACACTTgcatatcatcagccactactTAAGTCTTAATATCCATAACTACCTAAATCAGACTATAACTATCTCTAGATATCAGAATGCTAAGTTACAACTTGTTGTAACAAATTCTCACTATACTTTCTGCAAGACCTCGAAAATAAACACACAATCTAGACACAGATTAAACCATGCTCCTTAGTTCTCTTTAAAAATTGAAGGATACATTTTATAGTTTTCCAGTGCATAAACTGTCACACTTTGCTAATTATAAAGGATAAATTAGGCCTTGTTATCATCAAATACTGCAGTGTGCCAACAACATATATAACGATACAATTTTGGGTcttcaaatttttaaagaaGAAATCATAGGACTGAGgattgaatttgatttgaaCTGGATGGATCActgaatgatgatgatgtcgtctacataagataagataaaaataatagagTTCATAGATGAAGTCATATCGTGTGAGTTTTTGTTATTGAAGACAGGCTCAAAGAtgagttttattttttagatattgtTAGGAAAAGTTAGGATTTTAAGAGATTAAAGCTCACGAtagtaaagttaattttaaaaatttaatgtcTTTTAATagagttaaaaaaattttacttttattgaattttttatcaAACACAATTCATGTTTTAAggatataatattaatttaatttttttcacagTGAATTTAATTAACATTTATAAGATGAGAAATAATATTTACACTATAAAAATAATCACTTTTAGCGACCATTTATTTTTTAGCGGTAATAAAAATAGCCGCTAATATATTTACCGACAATTTGACATTAGCCGTTTTATGCTTCGTCGTTAAAAGATTTTAGTGGCAATTATAACATTTGTTGATAAAGACTGTTTTAATGACcgcaaaaaatatataacttttAGCGGCCATTTTCTTGGCAATTTATATGGCCACTAAAGTAATTCTAAAATTGCAAAATTATTCACTTTTAGTTGTCATTACTATTGTCgctaaaaaaattctaaaattataaaattattcactTTTAGCCGCCATTACTATTGCCGCTAAGATCTTAAagactttttttaattatactcACTTTATTAGAACTAACaacctatattttttttctataataataataatgatgataattTGTCTTTAGATTTTGAccgaaaaaatttgaaataagcTTTCTATTAAAATGCTCCTTTTGAcaaactaaaatattaaaagCAGTATTTGTCAATACATAATAGAGATTTTTTGTCATTTCATTGACTTTGAATACgttttgcaaaaaaaaaaaaaaaaagccaaaatATACTCAATTCTTTTAGGCCAATACTGCAGCAAGGCAACCAACTATGAGTCCTATAGCAGTTACAATAATACCAATTCCTATAACACCATCTGCATATATAACAGATTGAAATATAAGTTCAGTTAATGTTCCAATgcttattttaaaattcataaaacTATAAACACCAtccaaatataaattaaatttgaaaaacaagaatcatacaatgtcaaaagaaaTAGGCAGAGGGTGCACACTCAAAAGCAATGGTTGAGTTATATCTGGGTGAAGTAAACTAATAGTTAGATATACCACTTGACTTTTTATCCATTTCCTTATACCAAATGCCACAAAATTCATAAATTCTAATGTCTATTAAACAACAAAATGAATAGATATGCACCAACATGTTAGCCAGTTAATGAAGGAAACAATTGGTTCACTTAGAAgttttggaaaaatgaaaaaaaaaagaggtgttTGAGATTCAATTTATTACTTTACAAAGTGTTTAATTATTTTGCTTATATTTTGAATCAAGTCATAAATCGTTGTTTCAATAATCTAAAGGGAATAAGAACAAAAATCATTGATCTCTTTTTTATGTGTTGCCAAAATACTGAAACAGTATATCTGAAACATAATTTTTCATTTACCGCGTTCATATTTCAAAAACTTCACTAGCTACACTCCATTTAAATCTTGCTATTTATCAAATTGCAATTCAAATCCTATACAATTCCATTCACTTTTACAATATCTAAGTTTATAACATCGAACACCATAAAAGTTGGCCACCATTCCTCTCATGCTCATTGTTGCAAGTCACAATTTACAATTTCACATGCTCACATTCACTATCAGCACATTACCCAGAACCATGTTTGCAATTTCAATAAAACCACCTAAAAACGAACAAATGACAACTGTCCCTATACCGTAATTTATACCCTCAATAGATACCACttcaaattcaattcaaacACCACTTTCCTGTATAGGCATGTTCAGAATTTATACATATACACGTAGCAAAAGAATTTTATGGATGGAGAAATTTTGTATAATGATTCATAAACAAACATTAAAGGAAagcaaacaaaaaaagaaaagtgatCTTAATGAGCAGTTGGTATAATATTATATACGGTATTAGTTAATTAGTGCTGGATCTAAACAATAATAGATAAAGATATAATCCTTCAAGAAAATAACTATTAGCATCGAACCTGATTTTAAGTGCTGGATGGTGCTAACTCATGACCACTATTAGCATCAGAAACCTAATAAATGCAATgatgtcaaataaaaaaaacaattcacaagaaaaaatttcaaatttcaaaaattacctGCATAAAAGAATTCTCATTGAAATCTTGAGTCATAGATGAACCTGTTGAAACAAACTTACACAAAACTTGTCTCGTAAAAGATAATTCagcaaatattttattttgattttctttcatcaactttatttcttcttcatgtTTCTCCTTTGGCacctttattttttgttgtaatttttgAGCAATCTCATTAGCTAAAGCATCTGAAGCAAATTTACCATAAGATGATTTATTACCCcacaataaaaaaaagtgttggaccaagtcctaaatTACGTACGTAACCACTTCTATCACTTTTCAATACTTGAGAGTAAACATCTCCTTCCCAAGCAACACCATTAATAGATTCTTCATTAGATAGCTCACCATTGTTCAACTTCTCTTCAATTAGTTCCTATATAGAAAAACTAAATGTTACAATTGAGTGAAGCTAAAAAGGAGGATACATGTATGTTCCTATTTTAGAACTAAATGCATGATTTAATTCCTTTAtacttttcaatcacaacaagaagaagatacaaattcataaattttaCCGCTGCTTTTGCAGACTTCTTATCCAATGGTCTACCATCCTTACGCCTTTTAtgaattttgagaaaaatctcTACTCGTGAAGGTTCGATTTCATCCTTGGCCTAACAAAATGACAAAGTCAAAAGAGAAGTGTAAATGTACAAAtgttcaaaaaagaaaaattttcaGTGTTCACATATTATATATACTGTGTTGCGTTGCTAATGGTTccagaaaaaaaataatgcattattttataaaatatctgAAATAAAAATTACGCATAAGTATCAGTTCATCCTTCCGTGTGAGGCATTTTTTGCTTTGCCCTAATAATCCTATTTATTTGGGTACGTTTCTATCATAACACATTATGGATTAGTAAAATACATTGTTACACACATATGCcattatttctctatttttctattttctatatCTATACAGTTTTAGTAAAATAGTAAGTTCTATTTCTCCATGCATGTTCATAGAATCTACTTTGGACTGAGTAATATGCTGTAGTTATGGCagaattagaattaaaaaataaagaaatgcTAATAAAACAAATGAAGACAACCCTTATCAGAttcattaataatatttatcttatatttatatGTTAGTTAAGGCTTTCAAAGTACCTTTGCTTTATCAGAGAACCAATATGAGACAAGACCAATCCATTGATCTCTTGGGATTCGTTCCGGTCATTTCTTCAATAAAACATCTTTGGTTTTGTACTGTCCCAAATATATACCCTTTAAGTCACATTTAtaatctttttatttcttttcaattgATCTTTTACAAATTCATCACCACGTATTGGGATAGAAAACTTCTTCTACAAAATGTTCAAGCAATTTCTTAatgaatcaaattaaattaaattagaatctattaaaaataataaattattaccTTCACAATTTTCAGCAACTTATTTTTCTCCTCTTTATCATAACATCTCCAGTCATTTATGTTTAAAGGCATTATTGAAGGAGTTCTAGCTAGAATACCAAGAAAACTAACAAATTTTCTGTCTTCTTTTCTTATAGCTTGGTTGCGGTTATTAAATTGCACATCAATTGTCTTTTCATGAGGCATgttccaaaaattttttcaataatgTAGGTCCTCTAACCCTCTTTGCCTCTGGATGAcctaaaaaaatacaattattcagtgaaaaggaatataaaaatataatatcatatttaaaGCAATAATAATATCACCTAATTCTTCATCTTGCTCAGAatttatactattaaaaatattgggAGATTGAGACAAATCCTCATCATTCAATAGTTGCTCCATAAAAGGCAGTACTTCATCAGCATAATTTTCCTCTTCAACAAATTTGACACGACTCTTTTTAGAAACTCTTAAATCTGTACTTGAGACGGCACTCTCAAGATCATTATCCTCAATAAGTTTGTGTCTTTTGCTTGCTATTGAAGCACTGATTTCTTGcaatctctttctcttcttttttctacTGGTGAAGCCCTCTTCTTTCGAATTTCTTGTAGCTTCCCCATTAATTTCatgccttctctttctcttcttatgtttttcctttttatttgaCTCGAAATTATTTTCCAAACTGTTTCCTttaatatatgattttttatagTTCTTCTTTGATGCAACCATATCCTACAAagtcaataaaaattaaagtataaaaCCTTTACAtttaacaaaacaaaacaaaaaatagattacgaaaaagtaaaaaattattaacaaacAGAACTGAAGGATTCTAACCTGAGTTTTCAAAGCTTCCATGTAATAGCAGGACAAAGGTAAAGTGAATCAAATTATATTATACTAGCTTTATCAGAAAAACCAGATTCTTACTAACATGAATGTCATTTCATGatggagaaaagaaaaaggtaaaataacatataaatttTCTAGGTCAACATTAAGACATAAAAGATCCTTTAAACTCAAAGGtcaaaattcaaaacatcaaagTAAGAGCTATATATCAAAGTAAGGGCTGCATCTGCTTCTCCATGCATGCTCCAACACCTCCCCCAAACGAGCATGTGTAGAAAAATGCAAGTCACCTGATACACCtctctaaataaaaaatatatataattaataaataaaaataagaaaaatgcAGAAAATGAGAATGCAAAATATAAGAGTTCTCAAAATATTACCTAACTTACTCAGAATTGTCATCAGTTTGATTTGGTGAATGTCCATGATCAATTATTATATCATTAACCCCACTTCTAATCCAATCATTATTCTCATTCTCAAAGTGACGAATTTCCTCTAACAAAGTTAAGTCATCGTTATCATTTTGCCTTAATTGCTAAAACTGCATGATTTTCTTTTCTCCCATATTATATATGTTTCGAGGACTAATTAGCCTATGGATAAACCATTCATGATTATGAGGATCTTTCACAAATATCACTTGTTGAGCTTGGTTTTCAAATACAAAAGGTTCATCACTCTCTTGATCACTGATATGTATTAAGCGTGAAAAGTTCACTAGTGTAAAACCCAATTCATCTTTCTTAACTACTCTACCTTGGGTTATGTCAATCCAGTCACATTTAAACAAGACAACTTTAAATTCTTCAAAGTAATTTAACTCCATAATATCAGTCAATCTTCCATAATAATTGATATTTCCCGACTTGGGAGCATTGTCACTTGCACTTGCATAGCTAATCACCTTTGAGACAACTATGACACCAGAATTTTGTGTTGCCTTGGactcttcatgcttctttatTTGAAATCGATAcctgatgcaccactatttcgtggtacatcttgtgcttaattgagtagattttatccactaatctcacacttattcattgaattcgcatgttttacattttccttcccgattttgtgttatgattgaaaacatgcttctttgacctttaattcactatttttaatcctctcttattactattcgatgctgtgatatgtgtgttaagtgtttttagGTTTTAATACCCATTGTTCAAATCAAAACCTTTGAATCGTCTTGCAATGTAATTTGGACCTCGTGAAAGGGTTCTTATATCACTTTGCGTGCCAAATGTGATATCCAACTTGTTAATATAATCAGAAAATAATATAGAAGCTATAAACTTTTGAGAAAGTAACCTGAtattaaccaaaaaataataattaaatccTTCACTTACTTCATCCTTGAACCATTCatgaaatgaattaaaatgcaAGCGATCAAGTTGATGTGGAAAAAGGCGACGCTTGCAATGTGTTCTCTTGATCTCACTAATATGTTTACTGTACATGTGACCCATACATATGTCACTAATAATGTTATATATGGTAAACAATAAAGAGAGCTAGATGATCACTTACTTTCTATAATCTTTAACCATTTTAGAAGCACAATTGAAGAGCACATATCGATGGGTTTGCAACCATGTTTTATCATC
The Arachis stenosperma cultivar V10309 chromosome 7, arast.V10309.gnm1.PFL2, whole genome shotgun sequence genome window above contains:
- the LOC130939835 gene encoding uncharacterized protein LOC130939835 — protein: MEALKTQDMVASKKNYKKSYIKGNSLENNFESNKKEKHKKRKRRHEINGEATRNSKEEGFTSRKKKRKRLQEISASIASKRHKLIEDNDLESAVSSTDLRVSKKSRVKFVEEENYADEAKDEIEPSRVEIFLKIHKRRKDGRPLDKKSAKAAELIEEKLNNGELSNEESINGVAWEGDVYSQVLKSDRSGYVHGVIGIGIIVTAIGLIVGCLAAVLA